The Streptococcus mitis genome has a segment encoding these proteins:
- a CDS encoding LytTR family DNA-binding domain-containing protein: MKLRIEIDSNLEETEIVIKAAALTDEIADLQRLLQESKSPRLIFYKGTGEYYLDLSEILFFETEGSKIYAHTQKDAYEVRLKLYELEAILPRYFSRVSKSTIANIRQVYSVDKSFSGTGTISFYQTHKEVHVSRHYQSLLKENLRNMR, translated from the coding sequence ATGAAGTTACGAATCGAAATTGACAGCAATTTAGAGGAAACTGAAATTGTCATCAAGGCAGCGGCTTTGACAGATGAGATTGCGGATTTACAGCGTCTCTTGCAAGAGTCCAAGTCTCCTAGGTTGATTTTTTACAAGGGGACGGGTGAATATTATCTGGACTTATCGGAAATTCTCTTCTTTGAGACGGAAGGTAGCAAGATTTACGCCCATACCCAGAAAGATGCCTACGAGGTTCGGCTTAAACTCTATGAGTTAGAGGCTATCCTTCCTCGTTATTTTAGTCGGGTATCCAAGTCGACCATTGCAAATATCCGTCAGGTTTACTCGGTGGACAAGTCCTTTTCAGGAACAGGCACCATTTCCTTTTATCAGACTCACAAGGAGGTTCATGTGTCACGGCATTACCAATCCCTCCTAAAAGAAAATCTAAGAAACATGAGGTAA
- a CDS encoding phosphatase PAP2 family protein, with translation MKNYQEWYDYIAANIENRPFLLSLLRTFNRFMTVVMPIVYLTLLATAYLQEGLGKQVLMYVFIPVSGFVILSFLRKKINAPRPYEVWEIVPLLDRDSPGKSMPSRHVFSATIISMACLHASLTMGMICLTLSAFLGLVRVLGGVHYPKDVVVGYICGLVWGVIFFLF, from the coding sequence ATGAAAAATTATCAAGAATGGTATGACTACATTGCTGCTAACATTGAAAATAGGCCCTTTCTTCTGAGCTTGTTAAGAACTTTCAATCGCTTTATGACGGTAGTTATGCCTATAGTTTATCTGACCTTGTTAGCCACTGCCTATCTCCAAGAAGGACTTGGGAAACAGGTCTTGATGTATGTGTTTATCCCTGTATCAGGTTTTGTGATTTTGTCCTTTCTCCGTAAGAAAATCAATGCCCCTAGGCCTTATGAAGTTTGGGAAATTGTCCCGCTACTAGACAGAGATAGTCCTGGTAAATCTATGCCTAGTCGTCATGTCTTTTCAGCAACCATTATCTCCATGGCTTGCTTACATGCTAGTCTAACTATGGGGATGATTTGTTTGACATTATCAGCCTTCCTAGGTCTAGTGAGAGTCTTAGGTGGCGTGCATTATCCCAAGGATGTAGTAGTTGGTTATATTTGTGGTCTTGTGTGGGGTGTGATTTTCTTTCTATTTTGA
- a CDS encoding ABC transporter ATP-binding protein — protein sequence MENKKMSLWEQSKPYLAGLQFALLIAFLATILSNIITVYGPTRIKEMTNIIASGLETSVDVAAVAAIGGFLAVIYVIGLLSNYLQAFLFTTAIQRFSERLRRAIAEKINRLPLGYFDGHSQGDTLSRVTNDVDTAAQSLNQSLGTVLSSSLLVVAVLVTMFGMNWILALVTVVSTLIGFAFVSVFMGKSQGFFKSQQQDLAAVNGYVEEMYSGHNVVTSYNAIESTKEEFAKLNHRLYDSIWKSQFISGIMMPIMMFIGNFSYALVIIVGAALALNGQISIGIIVAFMAYVRIFSQPLSQIAQGITSLQQASAAMGRVFEFLGEEEMEDESHKERQLSYMKGQVVFDRVSFGYTPERTIINDFSATAHAGQKVAIVGPTGAGKTTIVNLLMKFYEIDKGSIRIDGVDTKEMKRSEVHDAFSMVLQDTWLFEGTIRNNLIYNQKDISDERVIEASKAVGIHHFIMTLPDGYDTVLDDTVTLSVGQKQLLTIARALLKDAPLLILDEATSSVDTRTEELIQKAMDRLMEGRTSFVIAHRLSTIRNADLILVMKDGNIIEQGNHDELMAQAGFYADLYNSQFTEDEAEE from the coding sequence ATGGAAAATAAGAAAATGTCTCTTTGGGAACAGAGTAAACCCTATCTTGCAGGTCTCCAGTTTGCCCTTCTAATCGCCTTTCTAGCAACAATCTTATCCAATATCATTACTGTATATGGTCCAACCCGCATCAAGGAAATGACTAATATTATTGCCAGTGGTTTGGAAACAAGTGTGGATGTCGCGGCGGTTGCAGCTATTGGTGGTTTTTTGGCCGTCATCTATGTGATTGGACTTTTATCAAATTATTTGCAGGCCTTTCTGTTTACAACAGCTATTCAACGTTTTTCAGAGCGTTTGAGAAGAGCTATTGCAGAGAAAATCAATCGCCTTCCATTAGGATATTTTGATGGGCATTCTCAAGGAGATACCTTGTCTCGTGTGACTAATGACGTTGACACTGCAGCCCAATCCCTCAATCAAAGTCTAGGAACAGTTCTTTCATCTAGCTTACTGGTCGTGGCTGTCTTAGTAACCATGTTTGGTATGAACTGGATTTTAGCTTTGGTGACGGTTGTTTCAACTCTTATTGGTTTTGCTTTCGTGTCTGTCTTTATGGGCAAATCACAGGGATTCTTTAAAAGTCAGCAACAGGATTTGGCAGCTGTCAATGGTTATGTGGAAGAAATGTACTCTGGTCATAATGTGGTGACCAGCTACAATGCTATCGAGAGCACGAAAGAAGAGTTTGCGAAATTAAACCATCGTCTGTATGATAGTATCTGGAAATCTCAGTTTATTTCAGGGATTATGATGCCGATTATGATGTTTATTGGGAACTTTAGCTATGCCTTGGTGATTATTGTTGGTGCAGCTTTGGCTCTGAATGGGCAGATTAGTATCGGGATTATCGTTGCCTTTATGGCCTACGTTCGTATCTTTTCTCAGCCCCTTTCCCAAATTGCTCAAGGGATTACCAGTCTTCAGCAAGCTAGCGCAGCCATGGGACGTGTCTTCGAATTCTTAGGTGAAGAGGAAATGGAAGATGAATCTCATAAAGAAAGACAGCTGAGCTATATGAAAGGGCAAGTGGTCTTTGATCGAGTTTCCTTTGGTTATACACCAGAGCGAACCATCATTAATGACTTTTCTGCGACTGCTCATGCAGGTCAAAAGGTTGCCATTGTCGGACCGACCGGAGCTGGGAAGACAACTATTGTCAATCTTTTGATGAAGTTCTATGAGATTGATAAGGGAAGCATCCGTATCGATGGTGTGGATACCAAGGAGATGAAGCGTTCGGAAGTGCATGATGCCTTTTCAATGGTCTTGCAGGACACTTGGCTCTTTGAAGGCACTATCCGAAACAATCTTATCTATAACCAAAAGGATATTAGCGATGAGCGCGTGATTGAAGCCAGCAAGGCTGTAGGGATTCATCACTTTATTATGACCCTCCCAGATGGTTACGATACCGTCTTGGACGATACAGTGACCTTGTCTGTCGGACAAAAGCAACTCTTGACCATTGCTCGCGCTTTGCTGAAAGATGCACCACTCCTAATCCTAGATGAAGCGACCTCTTCGGTTGATACACGGACGGAAGAATTAATCCAGAAAGCCATGGACCGTTTGATGGAGGGAAGAACTTCCTTTGTCATCGCCCACCGCTTGTCAACCATCCGTAATGCGGATCTGATTCTGGTTATGAAAGATGGGAATATCATCGAGCAAGGAAATCATGATGAGCTGATGGCGCAAGCTGGTTTCTACGCTGACCTCTACAACAGTCAATTTACAGAAGACGAAGCAGAAGAATAA
- a CDS encoding ABC transporter ATP-binding protein translates to MKKLAKRISGKEWGMILLAILFTCFSVYLELEVPTYISKITDLLGTQGTNLDELWQPASMMVGMSFLAFLSAVAVGFFASRVAASYTSRLRSDIFNRVLDYSQTEIKKFSIPSLLTRTTNDITQVQMLITMGLQVVTRGPIMAIWAIGKILGHSEYWLWAVLVAVIVNVLMTTVLMTLAFPKQSLIQGLTDKLNSITRESLTGIRVVRAYNAEEYQNEKFASANDELTRLNLFVNRLMAILNPIMMGISSGLSVAIYWIGAYVINDAAATARLPLFSDMIVFMSYAMQVVMGFLLMGALFIVLPRTMVSAKRINQVLDLHSSIQNPAQVQLADENLKGQVEFKDVTFRYAANSEAVIEHVSFRAEAGQTVAFIGSTGSGKSTLVNLIPRFYDVSEGEILVDGVNVQDYDLKDLRNKVGYIPQKAVLFSGDVKGNLDFGHSQETPLSEQAMWQALELAQSKNFIEDKEAGLESEVAQGGTNFSGGQRQRLAIARALARKPEILIFDDSFSALDYKTDRVLRQELAEKTKSMTKLIVAQRISTIMDADLILVLDQGKVVGQGTHKELLANNEVYQEIAYSQLSKEELEHGK, encoded by the coding sequence ATGAAGAAATTAGCCAAACGAATTAGTGGAAAAGAATGGGGGATGATTTTACTAGCCATTCTCTTTACCTGCTTTTCGGTTTATCTAGAGTTGGAAGTGCCGACCTATATCTCTAAAATCACTGATTTACTAGGAACTCAGGGAACCAACTTGGATGAGTTATGGCAGCCGGCAAGCATGATGGTGGGAATGTCCTTTCTAGCCTTCTTATCCGCAGTTGCAGTTGGATTTTTTGCTTCCCGAGTGGCTGCTTCTTATACTAGTAGGCTGAGAAGTGATATTTTTAATCGAGTTTTAGACTACTCACAGACAGAGATTAAGAAATTCTCTATTCCTAGTCTCTTAACGCGTACCACTAATGATATTACTCAAGTTCAGATGTTGATTACCATGGGCTTGCAAGTAGTTACGCGTGGTCCAATTATGGCTATCTGGGCTATCGGGAAGATTTTAGGTCATTCAGAATACTGGCTCTGGGCCGTACTTGTGGCAGTGATTGTCAACGTTTTAATGACGACTGTTTTGATGACGCTAGCCTTTCCAAAACAGTCCTTGATTCAGGGGTTGACAGATAAACTGAACAGTATCACTCGTGAGAGTTTAACAGGTATTCGTGTCGTTCGCGCCTACAATGCTGAAGAATACCAAAATGAAAAATTTGCATCAGCAAATGATGAATTGACACGCTTGAATTTGTTTGTCAACCGTCTTATGGCTATTTTGAACCCTATCATGATGGGGATTTCAAGTGGTTTGAGTGTGGCGATTTACTGGATTGGGGCCTATGTGATTAACGACGCTGCTGCGACAGCACGTCTGCCTCTCTTTAGTGACATGATTGTTTTCATGTCTTATGCCATGCAGGTTGTCATGGGCTTCCTTCTCATGGGAGCACTCTTCATCGTTCTTCCCCGAACTATGGTCTCTGCTAAGCGGATTAATCAAGTTTTAGATTTGCATTCTTCTATCCAAAACCCTGCTCAAGTGCAGCTGGCTGATGAAAACCTCAAAGGTCAGGTCGAGTTTAAGGATGTGACCTTCCGCTATGCGGCGAATTCGGAGGCGGTTATTGAGCATGTTAGCTTTAGAGCAGAAGCTGGTCAAACAGTGGCCTTTATTGGGTCAACAGGTTCTGGTAAATCAACTCTAGTCAATCTGATTCCACGTTTCTACGATGTGTCAGAAGGAGAAATTCTGGTGGATGGTGTCAATGTTCAAGACTATGACTTGAAAGATTTGCGCAACAAGGTTGGTTATATTCCTCAGAAAGCGGTTCTCTTTTCAGGTGATGTCAAGGGTAATCTAGACTTTGGACACAGTCAAGAAACACCGCTTAGTGAGCAGGCTATGTGGCAAGCTCTGGAATTGGCCCAGTCTAAGAACTTTATCGAAGACAAGGAAGCGGGCTTAGAGTCAGAAGTGGCCCAAGGAGGAACCAACTTCTCAGGTGGCCAAAGACAGCGTCTGGCCATTGCGCGTGCCTTGGCTCGGAAGCCAGAAATCCTCATCTTTGATGACTCCTTCTCAGCCTTGGATTACAAGACAGACCGTGTCCTACGCCAAGAGCTAGCAGAGAAAACCAAGTCTATGACCAAGCTTATCGTTGCACAGCGTATTTCAACAATTATGGATGCAGATTTGATTTTGGTCTTGGATCAAGGAAAAGTCGTGGGGCAAGGCACCCACAAGGAACTTCTAGCTAATAACGAAGTTTACCAAGAAATTGCCTATTCACAACTATCGAAGGAGGAATTGGAACATGGAAAATAA
- a CDS encoding MarR family winged helix-turn-helix transcriptional regulator, whose protein sequence is MDKPMLVFKRFGHQIHLMVQKEAKRCGIEFMGGPQGQVVRFLDNREKNQDLVLIKDIEQELNITKSVASNLVKRMVQNGLVELEANPSDKRAKFVRLTDKARSQMQEVKAFFERIDKQLMEGIDEDELLIFEKVLGQLQENIKGIGGENEEISQTN, encoded by the coding sequence ATGGATAAACCGATGTTAGTCTTTAAGCGTTTTGGTCATCAGATTCACCTGATGGTGCAAAAGGAAGCCAAACGTTGTGGTATTGAATTTATGGGTGGGCCTCAAGGTCAGGTTGTGCGTTTTTTGGATAATCGTGAGAAAAACCAAGACTTGGTCTTGATTAAAGATATCGAGCAGGAACTCAATATTACCAAGTCTGTTGCTAGTAATTTGGTCAAGCGTATGGTGCAAAATGGTTTGGTGGAATTGGAGGCGAATCCTAGCGATAAGCGGGCAAAATTTGTTCGTTTGACGGACAAAGCACGTTCTCAGATGCAAGAGGTTAAGGCTTTTTTTGAACGAATAGACAAGCAGTTGATGGAAGGCATTGATGAAGATGAATTACTGATTTTTGAGAAAGTTCTCGGTCAACTACAGGAAAATATCAAGGGAATAGGAGGAGAGAATGAAGAAATTAGCCAAACGAATTAG
- a CDS encoding YebC/PmpR family DNA-binding transcriptional regulator produces the protein MGRKWANIVAKKTAKDGANSKVYAKFGVEIYVAAKKGDPDPESNSALKFVIDRAKQAQVPKHVIDKAIDKAKGNTDETFTEGRYEGFGPNGSMLIVDTLTSNVNRTAANVRAAFGKNGGNMGASGSVSYLFDNKGVIVFAGEDADAVFEQLLEADVDVDDVEAEEGTITVYTAPTDLHKAIVALRESGIEEFQVTELEMIPQSEVELSGDDLETFEKLYSVLEDDEDVQKIYTNVDGF, from the coding sequence ATGGGACGTAAATGGGCCAATATCGTAGCCAAGAAAACGGCTAAAGATGGAGCTAACTCTAAAGTATATGCAAAATTTGGTGTAGAAATCTATGTGGCAGCTAAAAAAGGTGATCCAGATCCAGAATCAAACTCAGCCTTGAAATTCGTTATCGACCGTGCTAAACAAGCGCAAGTGCCAAAACACGTTATTGATAAAGCGATTGATAAAGCAAAAGGGAACACAGACGAAACCTTTACAGAAGGACGTTACGAAGGTTTTGGACCAAATGGTTCTATGCTGATTGTTGATACTTTGACTTCAAATGTTAACCGTACAGCGGCCAATGTCCGTGCAGCTTTTGGTAAAAATGGCGGAAACATGGGTGCTTCAGGTTCGGTTTCATACCTCTTCGATAACAAGGGTGTTATTGTATTTGCAGGTGAAGATGCCGATGCAGTCTTTGAGCAATTGCTTGAAGCAGATGTGGATGTGGATGATGTAGAAGCAGAAGAAGGTACAATCACAGTTTACACAGCTCCAACTGACCTTCATAAGGCTATCGTTGCCCTCCGTGAGTCAGGTATCGAAGAATTCCAAGTTACTGAATTGGAAATGATTCCTCAGTCAGAAGTGGAATTGTCAGGCGATGACCTTGAAACCTTTGAAAAACTTTACAGCGTTCTTGAAGACGACGAAGACGTACAAAAGATTTATACGAACGTAGACGGGTTCTAA